In one window of Scylla paramamosain isolate STU-SP2022 chromosome 36, ASM3559412v1, whole genome shotgun sequence DNA:
- the LOC135091021 gene encoding transcriptional adapter 2-beta-like isoform X1, translating to MADTFAKYHCNYCEEDVNGLRVRCLECEDFDLCLQCFSCGAEIGKHKRSHGYQFMAGVFQDTGNFSIFPGQGHWTAREEVRLLDAIEQYGYGNWEDIARHIETRTPEDARNKYISSYIEGNIGRVSWKPAMERLQLPIEHTTTDTGPLSPTLGSSLPTQPLSSEENTILGYMPHRDDFEREWDNDAETTIAPLFIHPVDDEEVDMALKLAQVDMYMRRLRERSRRKRVVRDFQIVPQFFKKEKEKVQVPPKKKSKDDRDSLAEKLRSVSQFQTASEHNNLISSLVRERELRTRIKELLRYRRNGIRHVEECHEFEVARARRDKKKENKKKAASLPQTPTTQMDLSAKSKENDARSPKCLAEKKFTPLDTGGGKWLSASLSGSVLNGSDGTNNWGGGSSTAQGGPGGAAGASDDPVPISSLPGYHLLSQRERKLCSATNIKPSQYIAYKAVLLKDEGDKQQSGVGPSTRRGACTPQGLDSQAQRMITNFMTQAGWISSFT from the exons ATGGCGG ATACGTTTGCGAAGTACCACTGTAATTACTGCGAGGAGGATGTCAACGGGCTGAGGGTGAGGTGTCTGGAGTGCGAGGACTTCGATCTCTGTTTACAG TGCTTTTCCTGCGGTGCGGAAATTGGCAAGCATAAGCGAAGCCACGGGTATCAATTTATG GCCGGTGTTTTCCAGGACACAGGAAACTTTAGCATTTTCCCTGGTCAAGGCCACTGGACAGCACGGGAGGAGGTCAGACTATTGGATGCCATTGAGCAATATGGCTATGGCAACTGGGAGGACATTGCCCGACACATTGAGACGCGCACGCCTGAAG ATGCAAGGAACAAGTACATCAGCAGTTACATAGAAGGGAACATTGGCCGTGTCTCCTGGAAGCCTGCCATGGAGAGATTACAGCTGCCCATTGAGCACACCACCACTGACACCGGCCCACTCTCCCCAACACTTggctcctccctccccacacagcCACTCTCCTCCGAGGAAAACACCATCCTTGGATACATGCCCCACAGAGACGACTTTGAGCGG GAGTGGGACAATGATGCTGAGACCACAATAGCACCTCTCTTCATACACCCTGTGGATGATGAGGAAGTGGACATGGCGCTTAAGTTAGCACAg GTTGACATGTACATGCGGAGGCTGCGTGAACGTTCCCGGAGAAAAAGAGTTGTGAGAGACTTCCAAATAGTGCCACAGTTCttcaagaaggagaaagagaaagtacaAGTTCCCCCaaagaagaagagcaaagaTGACAG AGACAGTTTGGCAGAAAAGTTACGGTCCGTCAGTCAGTTCCAGACAGCGAGTGAACACAACAACCTCATATCATCATTAGTGCGTGAGAGGGAACTCAGAACCAGAATAAAGGAGTTGCTGAG GTATAGAAGAAACGGAATCAGGCACGTTGAAGAATGCCATGAGTTTGAGGTAGCCAGGGCGcgaagagacaaaaagaaagagaacaaaaagaaagca GCCAGCCTGCCTCAGACTCCAACGACTCAAATGGACCTGTCCGCAAAGTCAAAAGA AAACGACGCAAGAAGTCCGAAATGTttagcagaaaaaaaattcacGCCTCTCGATACTGGAGGTGGAAAATGGCTCAGCGCGAGCTTGAGCGGCAGCGTGCTGAACGGGAGCGACGGCACGAACAACTGGGGGGGCGGGAGCAGCACAGCACAGGGGGGCCCGGGGGGGGCAGCCGGGGCGAGTGATGACCCAGTCCCCATCTCCTCACTCCCAGGATACCATCTCCTGTcccagagggagaggaag CTGTGTTCTGCCACGAATATCAAACCATCTCAGTACATAGCTTACAAGGCAGTTTTACTGAAG GATGAAGGTGATAAGCAGCAGTCTGGCGTGGGGCCGTCCACCCGGCGCGGGGCCTGTACTCCTCAGGGCCTTGATTCACAGGCTCAGCGCATGATTACCAACTTCATGACTCAAGCAGGATGGATCTCTTCGTTTACGTGA
- the LOC135091021 gene encoding transcriptional adapter 2-beta-like isoform X2 yields the protein MADTFAKYHCNYCEEDVNGLRVRCLECEDFDLCLQCFSCGAEIGKHKRSHGYQFMDTGNFSIFPGQGHWTAREEVRLLDAIEQYGYGNWEDIARHIETRTPEDARNKYISSYIEGNIGRVSWKPAMERLQLPIEHTTTDTGPLSPTLGSSLPTQPLSSEENTILGYMPHRDDFEREWDNDAETTIAPLFIHPVDDEEVDMALKLAQVDMYMRRLRERSRRKRVVRDFQIVPQFFKKEKEKVQVPPKKKSKDDRDSLAEKLRSVSQFQTASEHNNLISSLVRERELRTRIKELLRYRRNGIRHVEECHEFEVARARRDKKKENKKKAASLPQTPTTQMDLSAKSKENDARSPKCLAEKKFTPLDTGGGKWLSASLSGSVLNGSDGTNNWGGGSSTAQGGPGGAAGASDDPVPISSLPGYHLLSQRERKLCSATNIKPSQYIAYKAVLLKDEGDKQQSGVGPSTRRGACTPQGLDSQAQRMITNFMTQAGWISSFT from the exons ATGGCGG ATACGTTTGCGAAGTACCACTGTAATTACTGCGAGGAGGATGTCAACGGGCTGAGGGTGAGGTGTCTGGAGTGCGAGGACTTCGATCTCTGTTTACAG TGCTTTTCCTGCGGTGCGGAAATTGGCAAGCATAAGCGAAGCCACGGGTATCAATTTATG GACACAGGAAACTTTAGCATTTTCCCTGGTCAAGGCCACTGGACAGCACGGGAGGAGGTCAGACTATTGGATGCCATTGAGCAATATGGCTATGGCAACTGGGAGGACATTGCCCGACACATTGAGACGCGCACGCCTGAAG ATGCAAGGAACAAGTACATCAGCAGTTACATAGAAGGGAACATTGGCCGTGTCTCCTGGAAGCCTGCCATGGAGAGATTACAGCTGCCCATTGAGCACACCACCACTGACACCGGCCCACTCTCCCCAACACTTggctcctccctccccacacagcCACTCTCCTCCGAGGAAAACACCATCCTTGGATACATGCCCCACAGAGACGACTTTGAGCGG GAGTGGGACAATGATGCTGAGACCACAATAGCACCTCTCTTCATACACCCTGTGGATGATGAGGAAGTGGACATGGCGCTTAAGTTAGCACAg GTTGACATGTACATGCGGAGGCTGCGTGAACGTTCCCGGAGAAAAAGAGTTGTGAGAGACTTCCAAATAGTGCCACAGTTCttcaagaaggagaaagagaaagtacaAGTTCCCCCaaagaagaagagcaaagaTGACAG AGACAGTTTGGCAGAAAAGTTACGGTCCGTCAGTCAGTTCCAGACAGCGAGTGAACACAACAACCTCATATCATCATTAGTGCGTGAGAGGGAACTCAGAACCAGAATAAAGGAGTTGCTGAG GTATAGAAGAAACGGAATCAGGCACGTTGAAGAATGCCATGAGTTTGAGGTAGCCAGGGCGcgaagagacaaaaagaaagagaacaaaaagaaagca GCCAGCCTGCCTCAGACTCCAACGACTCAAATGGACCTGTCCGCAAAGTCAAAAGA AAACGACGCAAGAAGTCCGAAATGTttagcagaaaaaaaattcacGCCTCTCGATACTGGAGGTGGAAAATGGCTCAGCGCGAGCTTGAGCGGCAGCGTGCTGAACGGGAGCGACGGCACGAACAACTGGGGGGGCGGGAGCAGCACAGCACAGGGGGGCCCGGGGGGGGCAGCCGGGGCGAGTGATGACCCAGTCCCCATCTCCTCACTCCCAGGATACCATCTCCTGTcccagagggagaggaag CTGTGTTCTGCCACGAATATCAAACCATCTCAGTACATAGCTTACAAGGCAGTTTTACTGAAG GATGAAGGTGATAAGCAGCAGTCTGGCGTGGGGCCGTCCACCCGGCGCGGGGCCTGTACTCCTCAGGGCCTTGATTCACAGGCTCAGCGCATGATTACCAACTTCATGACTCAAGCAGGATGGATCTCTTCGTTTACGTGA
- the LOC135091021 gene encoding transcriptional adapter 2-beta-like isoform X4 gives MADTFAKYHCNYCEEDVNGLRVRCLECEDFDLCLQCFSCGAEIGKHKRSHGYQFMAGVFQDTGNFSIFPGQGHWTAREEVRLLDAIEQYGYGNWEDIARHIETRTPEDARNKYISSYIEGNIGRVSWKPAMERLQLPIEHTTTDTGPLSPTLGSSLPTQPLSSEENTILGYMPHRDDFEREWDNDAETTIAPLFIHPVDDEEVDMALKLAQVDMYMRRLRERSRRKRVVRDFQIVPQFFKKEKEKVQVPPKKKSKDDRDSLAEKLRSVSQFQTASEHNNLISSLVRERELRTRIKELLRYRRNGIRHVEECHEFEVARARRDKKKENKKKAPSIHNFAFHAGQPASDSNDSNGPVRKVKRLCSATNIKPSQYIAYKAVLLKDEGDKQQSGVGPSTRRGACTPQGLDSQAQRMITNFMTQAGWISSFT, from the exons ATGGCGG ATACGTTTGCGAAGTACCACTGTAATTACTGCGAGGAGGATGTCAACGGGCTGAGGGTGAGGTGTCTGGAGTGCGAGGACTTCGATCTCTGTTTACAG TGCTTTTCCTGCGGTGCGGAAATTGGCAAGCATAAGCGAAGCCACGGGTATCAATTTATG GCCGGTGTTTTCCAGGACACAGGAAACTTTAGCATTTTCCCTGGTCAAGGCCACTGGACAGCACGGGAGGAGGTCAGACTATTGGATGCCATTGAGCAATATGGCTATGGCAACTGGGAGGACATTGCCCGACACATTGAGACGCGCACGCCTGAAG ATGCAAGGAACAAGTACATCAGCAGTTACATAGAAGGGAACATTGGCCGTGTCTCCTGGAAGCCTGCCATGGAGAGATTACAGCTGCCCATTGAGCACACCACCACTGACACCGGCCCACTCTCCCCAACACTTggctcctccctccccacacagcCACTCTCCTCCGAGGAAAACACCATCCTTGGATACATGCCCCACAGAGACGACTTTGAGCGG GAGTGGGACAATGATGCTGAGACCACAATAGCACCTCTCTTCATACACCCTGTGGATGATGAGGAAGTGGACATGGCGCTTAAGTTAGCACAg GTTGACATGTACATGCGGAGGCTGCGTGAACGTTCCCGGAGAAAAAGAGTTGTGAGAGACTTCCAAATAGTGCCACAGTTCttcaagaaggagaaagagaaagtacaAGTTCCCCCaaagaagaagagcaaagaTGACAG AGACAGTTTGGCAGAAAAGTTACGGTCCGTCAGTCAGTTCCAGACAGCGAGTGAACACAACAACCTCATATCATCATTAGTGCGTGAGAGGGAACTCAGAACCAGAATAAAGGAGTTGCTGAG GTATAGAAGAAACGGAATCAGGCACGTTGAAGAATGCCATGAGTTTGAGGTAGCCAGGGCGcgaagagacaaaaagaaagagaacaaaaagaaagca CCGAGTATTCACAACTTTGCCTTTCATGCAGGCCAGCCTGCCTCAGACTCCAACGACTCAAATGGACCTGTCCGCAAAGTCAAAAGA CTGTGTTCTGCCACGAATATCAAACCATCTCAGTACATAGCTTACAAGGCAGTTTTACTGAAG GATGAAGGTGATAAGCAGCAGTCTGGCGTGGGGCCGTCCACCCGGCGCGGGGCCTGTACTCCTCAGGGCCTTGATTCACAGGCTCAGCGCATGATTACCAACTTCATGACTCAAGCAGGATGGATCTCTTCGTTTACGTGA
- the LOC135091021 gene encoding transcriptional adapter 2B-like isoform X6 yields the protein MADTFAKYHCNYCEEDVNGLRVRCLECEDFDLCLQCFSCGAEIGKHKRSHGYQFMAGVFQDTGNFSIFPGQGHWTAREEVRLLDAIEQYGYGNWEDIARHIETRTPEDARNKYISSYIEGNIGRVSWKPAMERLQLPIEHTTTDTGPLSPTLGSSLPTQPLSSEENTILGYMPHRDDFEREWDNDAETTIAPLFIHPVDDEEVDMALKLAQVDMYMRRLRERSRRKRVVRDFQIVPQFFKKEKEKVQVPPKKKSKDDRDSLAEKLRSVSQFQTASEHNNLISSLVRERELRTRIKELLRYRRNGIRHVEECHEFEVARARRDKKKENKKKAASLPQTPTTQMDLSAKSKEALDKEVKKRRKKSEMFSRKKIHASRYWRWKMAQRELERQRAERERRHEQLGGREQHSTGGPGGGSRGE from the exons ATGGCGG ATACGTTTGCGAAGTACCACTGTAATTACTGCGAGGAGGATGTCAACGGGCTGAGGGTGAGGTGTCTGGAGTGCGAGGACTTCGATCTCTGTTTACAG TGCTTTTCCTGCGGTGCGGAAATTGGCAAGCATAAGCGAAGCCACGGGTATCAATTTATG GCCGGTGTTTTCCAGGACACAGGAAACTTTAGCATTTTCCCTGGTCAAGGCCACTGGACAGCACGGGAGGAGGTCAGACTATTGGATGCCATTGAGCAATATGGCTATGGCAACTGGGAGGACATTGCCCGACACATTGAGACGCGCACGCCTGAAG ATGCAAGGAACAAGTACATCAGCAGTTACATAGAAGGGAACATTGGCCGTGTCTCCTGGAAGCCTGCCATGGAGAGATTACAGCTGCCCATTGAGCACACCACCACTGACACCGGCCCACTCTCCCCAACACTTggctcctccctccccacacagcCACTCTCCTCCGAGGAAAACACCATCCTTGGATACATGCCCCACAGAGACGACTTTGAGCGG GAGTGGGACAATGATGCTGAGACCACAATAGCACCTCTCTTCATACACCCTGTGGATGATGAGGAAGTGGACATGGCGCTTAAGTTAGCACAg GTTGACATGTACATGCGGAGGCTGCGTGAACGTTCCCGGAGAAAAAGAGTTGTGAGAGACTTCCAAATAGTGCCACAGTTCttcaagaaggagaaagagaaagtacaAGTTCCCCCaaagaagaagagcaaagaTGACAG AGACAGTTTGGCAGAAAAGTTACGGTCCGTCAGTCAGTTCCAGACAGCGAGTGAACACAACAACCTCATATCATCATTAGTGCGTGAGAGGGAACTCAGAACCAGAATAAAGGAGTTGCTGAG GTATAGAAGAAACGGAATCAGGCACGTTGAAGAATGCCATGAGTTTGAGGTAGCCAGGGCGcgaagagacaaaaagaaagagaacaaaaagaaagca GCCAGCCTGCCTCAGACTCCAACGACTCAAATGGACCTGTCCGCAAAGTCAAAAGA aGCTCTAGACAAGGAAGTGAAG AAACGACGCAAGAAGTCCGAAATGTttagcagaaaaaaaattcacGCCTCTCGATACTGGAGGTGGAAAATGGCTCAGCGCGAGCTTGAGCGGCAGCGTGCTGAACGGGAGCGACGGCACGAACAACTGGGGGGGCGGGAGCAGCACAGCACAGGGGGGCCCGGGGGGGGCAGCCGGGGCGAGTGA
- the LOC135091021 gene encoding transcriptional adapter 2B-like isoform X9 — protein MADTFAKYHCNYCEEDVNGLRVRCLECEDFDLCLQCFSCGAEIGKHKRSHGYQFMAGVFQDTGNFSIFPGQGHWTAREEVRLLDAIEQYGYGNWEDIARHIETRTPEDARNKYISSYIEGNIGRVSWKPAMERLQLPIEHTTTDTGPLSPTLGSSLPTQPLSSEENTILGYMPHRDDFEREWDNDAETTIAPLFIHPVDDEEVDMALKLAQVDMYMRRLRERSRRKRVVRDFQIVPQFFKKEKEKVQVPPKKKSKDDRDSLAEKLRSVSQFQTASEHNNLISSLVRERELRTRIKELLRYRRNGIRHVEECHEFEVARARRDKKKENKKKAASLPQTPTTQMDLSAKSKDCVLPRISNHLST, from the exons ATGGCGG ATACGTTTGCGAAGTACCACTGTAATTACTGCGAGGAGGATGTCAACGGGCTGAGGGTGAGGTGTCTGGAGTGCGAGGACTTCGATCTCTGTTTACAG TGCTTTTCCTGCGGTGCGGAAATTGGCAAGCATAAGCGAAGCCACGGGTATCAATTTATG GCCGGTGTTTTCCAGGACACAGGAAACTTTAGCATTTTCCCTGGTCAAGGCCACTGGACAGCACGGGAGGAGGTCAGACTATTGGATGCCATTGAGCAATATGGCTATGGCAACTGGGAGGACATTGCCCGACACATTGAGACGCGCACGCCTGAAG ATGCAAGGAACAAGTACATCAGCAGTTACATAGAAGGGAACATTGGCCGTGTCTCCTGGAAGCCTGCCATGGAGAGATTACAGCTGCCCATTGAGCACACCACCACTGACACCGGCCCACTCTCCCCAACACTTggctcctccctccccacacagcCACTCTCCTCCGAGGAAAACACCATCCTTGGATACATGCCCCACAGAGACGACTTTGAGCGG GAGTGGGACAATGATGCTGAGACCACAATAGCACCTCTCTTCATACACCCTGTGGATGATGAGGAAGTGGACATGGCGCTTAAGTTAGCACAg GTTGACATGTACATGCGGAGGCTGCGTGAACGTTCCCGGAGAAAAAGAGTTGTGAGAGACTTCCAAATAGTGCCACAGTTCttcaagaaggagaaagagaaagtacaAGTTCCCCCaaagaagaagagcaaagaTGACAG AGACAGTTTGGCAGAAAAGTTACGGTCCGTCAGTCAGTTCCAGACAGCGAGTGAACACAACAACCTCATATCATCATTAGTGCGTGAGAGGGAACTCAGAACCAGAATAAAGGAGTTGCTGAG GTATAGAAGAAACGGAATCAGGCACGTTGAAGAATGCCATGAGTTTGAGGTAGCCAGGGCGcgaagagacaaaaagaaagagaacaaaaagaaagca GCCAGCCTGCCTCAGACTCCAACGACTCAAATGGACCTGTCCGCAAAGTCAAAAGA CTGTGTTCTGCCACGAATATCAAACCATCTCAGTACATAG
- the LOC135091021 gene encoding transcriptional adapter 2B-like isoform X5, whose product MADTFAKYHCNYCEEDVNGLRVRCLECEDFDLCLQCFSCGAEIGKHKRSHGYQFMAGVFQDTGNFSIFPGQGHWTAREEVRLLDAIEQYGYGNWEDIARHIETRTPEDARNKYISSYIEGNIGRVSWKPAMERLQLPIEHTTTDTGPLSPTLGSSLPTQPLSSEENTILGYMPHRDDFEREWDNDAETTIAPLFIHPVDDEEVDMALKLAQVDMYMRRLRERSRRKRVVRDFQIVPQFFKKEKEKVQVPPKKKSKDDRDSLAEKLRSVSQFQTASEHNNLISSLVRERELRTRIKELLRYRRNGIRHVEECHEFEVARARRDKKKENKKKAPSIHNFAFHAGQPASDSNDSNGPVRKVKRKRRKKSEMFSRKKIHASRYWRWKMAQRELERQRAERERRHEQLGGREQHSTGGPGGGSRGE is encoded by the exons ATGGCGG ATACGTTTGCGAAGTACCACTGTAATTACTGCGAGGAGGATGTCAACGGGCTGAGGGTGAGGTGTCTGGAGTGCGAGGACTTCGATCTCTGTTTACAG TGCTTTTCCTGCGGTGCGGAAATTGGCAAGCATAAGCGAAGCCACGGGTATCAATTTATG GCCGGTGTTTTCCAGGACACAGGAAACTTTAGCATTTTCCCTGGTCAAGGCCACTGGACAGCACGGGAGGAGGTCAGACTATTGGATGCCATTGAGCAATATGGCTATGGCAACTGGGAGGACATTGCCCGACACATTGAGACGCGCACGCCTGAAG ATGCAAGGAACAAGTACATCAGCAGTTACATAGAAGGGAACATTGGCCGTGTCTCCTGGAAGCCTGCCATGGAGAGATTACAGCTGCCCATTGAGCACACCACCACTGACACCGGCCCACTCTCCCCAACACTTggctcctccctccccacacagcCACTCTCCTCCGAGGAAAACACCATCCTTGGATACATGCCCCACAGAGACGACTTTGAGCGG GAGTGGGACAATGATGCTGAGACCACAATAGCACCTCTCTTCATACACCCTGTGGATGATGAGGAAGTGGACATGGCGCTTAAGTTAGCACAg GTTGACATGTACATGCGGAGGCTGCGTGAACGTTCCCGGAGAAAAAGAGTTGTGAGAGACTTCCAAATAGTGCCACAGTTCttcaagaaggagaaagagaaagtacaAGTTCCCCCaaagaagaagagcaaagaTGACAG AGACAGTTTGGCAGAAAAGTTACGGTCCGTCAGTCAGTTCCAGACAGCGAGTGAACACAACAACCTCATATCATCATTAGTGCGTGAGAGGGAACTCAGAACCAGAATAAAGGAGTTGCTGAG GTATAGAAGAAACGGAATCAGGCACGTTGAAGAATGCCATGAGTTTGAGGTAGCCAGGGCGcgaagagacaaaaagaaagagaacaaaaagaaagca CCGAGTATTCACAACTTTGCCTTTCATGCAGGCCAGCCTGCCTCAGACTCCAACGACTCAAATGGACCTGTCCGCAAAGTCAAAAGA AAACGACGCAAGAAGTCCGAAATGTttagcagaaaaaaaattcacGCCTCTCGATACTGGAGGTGGAAAATGGCTCAGCGCGAGCTTGAGCGGCAGCGTGCTGAACGGGAGCGACGGCACGAACAACTGGGGGGGCGGGAGCAGCACAGCACAGGGGGGCCCGGGGGGGGCAGCCGGGGCGAGTGA
- the LOC135091021 gene encoding transcriptional adapter 2B-like isoform X8, whose translation MADTFAKYHCNYCEEDVNGLRVRCLECEDFDLCLQCFSCGAEIGKHKRSHGYQFMAGVFQDTGNFSIFPGQGHWTAREEVRLLDAIEQYGYGNWEDIARHIETRTPEDARNKYISSYIEGNIGRVSWKPAMERLQLPIEHTTTDTGPLSPTLGSSLPTQPLSSEENTILGYMPHRDDFEREWDNDAETTIAPLFIHPVDDEEVDMALKLAQVDMYMRRLRERSRRKRVVRDFQIVPQFFKKEKEKVQVPPKKKSKDDRDSLAEKLRSVSQFQTASEHNNLISSLVRERELRTRIKELLRYRRNGIRHVEECHEFEVARARRDKKKENKKKAPSIHNFAFHAGQPASDSNDSNGPVRKVKRSSRQGSEETTQEVRNV comes from the exons ATGGCGG ATACGTTTGCGAAGTACCACTGTAATTACTGCGAGGAGGATGTCAACGGGCTGAGGGTGAGGTGTCTGGAGTGCGAGGACTTCGATCTCTGTTTACAG TGCTTTTCCTGCGGTGCGGAAATTGGCAAGCATAAGCGAAGCCACGGGTATCAATTTATG GCCGGTGTTTTCCAGGACACAGGAAACTTTAGCATTTTCCCTGGTCAAGGCCACTGGACAGCACGGGAGGAGGTCAGACTATTGGATGCCATTGAGCAATATGGCTATGGCAACTGGGAGGACATTGCCCGACACATTGAGACGCGCACGCCTGAAG ATGCAAGGAACAAGTACATCAGCAGTTACATAGAAGGGAACATTGGCCGTGTCTCCTGGAAGCCTGCCATGGAGAGATTACAGCTGCCCATTGAGCACACCACCACTGACACCGGCCCACTCTCCCCAACACTTggctcctccctccccacacagcCACTCTCCTCCGAGGAAAACACCATCCTTGGATACATGCCCCACAGAGACGACTTTGAGCGG GAGTGGGACAATGATGCTGAGACCACAATAGCACCTCTCTTCATACACCCTGTGGATGATGAGGAAGTGGACATGGCGCTTAAGTTAGCACAg GTTGACATGTACATGCGGAGGCTGCGTGAACGTTCCCGGAGAAAAAGAGTTGTGAGAGACTTCCAAATAGTGCCACAGTTCttcaagaaggagaaagagaaagtacaAGTTCCCCCaaagaagaagagcaaagaTGACAG AGACAGTTTGGCAGAAAAGTTACGGTCCGTCAGTCAGTTCCAGACAGCGAGTGAACACAACAACCTCATATCATCATTAGTGCGTGAGAGGGAACTCAGAACCAGAATAAAGGAGTTGCTGAG GTATAGAAGAAACGGAATCAGGCACGTTGAAGAATGCCATGAGTTTGAGGTAGCCAGGGCGcgaagagacaaaaagaaagagaacaaaaagaaagca CCGAGTATTCACAACTTTGCCTTTCATGCAGGCCAGCCTGCCTCAGACTCCAACGACTCAAATGGACCTGTCCGCAAAGTCAAAAGA aGCTCTAGACAAGGAAGTGAAG AAACGACGCAAGAAGTCCGAAATGTttag
- the LOC135091021 gene encoding transcriptional adapter 2B-like isoform X7 has protein sequence MADTFAKYHCNYCEEDVNGLRVRCLECEDFDLCLQCFSCGAEIGKHKRSHGYQFMDTGNFSIFPGQGHWTAREEVRLLDAIEQYGYGNWEDIARHIETRTPEDARNKYISSYIEGNIGRVSWKPAMERLQLPIEHTTTDTGPLSPTLGSSLPTQPLSSEENTILGYMPHRDDFEREWDNDAETTIAPLFIHPVDDEEVDMALKLAQVDMYMRRLRERSRRKRVVRDFQIVPQFFKKEKEKVQVPPKKKSKDDRDSLAEKLRSVSQFQTASEHNNLISSLVRERELRTRIKELLRYRRNGIRHVEECHEFEVARARRDKKKENKKKAPSIHNFAFHAGQPASDSNDSNGPVRKVKRKRRKKSEMFSRKKIHASRYWRWKMAQRELERQRAERERRHEQLGGREQHSTGGPGGGSRGE, from the exons ATGGCGG ATACGTTTGCGAAGTACCACTGTAATTACTGCGAGGAGGATGTCAACGGGCTGAGGGTGAGGTGTCTGGAGTGCGAGGACTTCGATCTCTGTTTACAG TGCTTTTCCTGCGGTGCGGAAATTGGCAAGCATAAGCGAAGCCACGGGTATCAATTTATG GACACAGGAAACTTTAGCATTTTCCCTGGTCAAGGCCACTGGACAGCACGGGAGGAGGTCAGACTATTGGATGCCATTGAGCAATATGGCTATGGCAACTGGGAGGACATTGCCCGACACATTGAGACGCGCACGCCTGAAG ATGCAAGGAACAAGTACATCAGCAGTTACATAGAAGGGAACATTGGCCGTGTCTCCTGGAAGCCTGCCATGGAGAGATTACAGCTGCCCATTGAGCACACCACCACTGACACCGGCCCACTCTCCCCAACACTTggctcctccctccccacacagcCACTCTCCTCCGAGGAAAACACCATCCTTGGATACATGCCCCACAGAGACGACTTTGAGCGG GAGTGGGACAATGATGCTGAGACCACAATAGCACCTCTCTTCATACACCCTGTGGATGATGAGGAAGTGGACATGGCGCTTAAGTTAGCACAg GTTGACATGTACATGCGGAGGCTGCGTGAACGTTCCCGGAGAAAAAGAGTTGTGAGAGACTTCCAAATAGTGCCACAGTTCttcaagaaggagaaagagaaagtacaAGTTCCCCCaaagaagaagagcaaagaTGACAG AGACAGTTTGGCAGAAAAGTTACGGTCCGTCAGTCAGTTCCAGACAGCGAGTGAACACAACAACCTCATATCATCATTAGTGCGTGAGAGGGAACTCAGAACCAGAATAAAGGAGTTGCTGAG GTATAGAAGAAACGGAATCAGGCACGTTGAAGAATGCCATGAGTTTGAGGTAGCCAGGGCGcgaagagacaaaaagaaagagaacaaaaagaaagca CCGAGTATTCACAACTTTGCCTTTCATGCAGGCCAGCCTGCCTCAGACTCCAACGACTCAAATGGACCTGTCCGCAAAGTCAAAAGA AAACGACGCAAGAAGTCCGAAATGTttagcagaaaaaaaattcacGCCTCTCGATACTGGAGGTGGAAAATGGCTCAGCGCGAGCTTGAGCGGCAGCGTGCTGAACGGGAGCGACGGCACGAACAACTGGGGGGGCGGGAGCAGCACAGCACAGGGGGGCCCGGGGGGGGCAGCCGGGGCGAGTGA